The following are from one region of the Carassius auratus strain Wakin chromosome 13, ASM336829v1, whole genome shotgun sequence genome:
- the LOC113112642 gene encoding galactosylgalactosylxylosylprotein 3-beta-glucuronosyltransferase 2-like translates to MKSIFYTRFFILLPWILIVIIVIDIDTKRLSVRNTASFYLSRLGNVQQQQRQVVRTTRSSSTSISSSSNSGSNATSLPVIYAITPTYSRAVQKAELTRLANTFRQVPQFHWIVVEDSNSHTELVSRFLARSGLRFTHLNVFTPRRFKRTGMPRATEQRNLALGWLRGHRSVKDKGVVFFADDDNTYSLALFEEMRSTRRVSVWPVGLVGGRRYERPLVEKGKVVGWYTGWKADRPFAIDMAGFAVNLQVILSNPRALFKRRGAKPGMQESDFLKQITKVEDLEPKAKNCTQVLVWHTRTEKVNLGNEPKRQQDSVYIEV, encoded by the exons ATGAAATCCATCTTCTACACTCGCTTTTTCATCCTTCTTCCGTGGATCTTGATAGTGATCATCGTGATCGACATCGATACAAAGAGATTGTCTGTTCGGAACACGGCCAGCTTTTATTTGTCTCGGCTGGGAAatgtgcagcagcagcagcggcagGTCGTCAGGACGACCCGGAGCAGCAGCAccagcatcagcagcagcagcaacagcgggAGTAACGCCACATCTCTCCCGGTCATTTATGCCATCACTCCTACTTACAGCCGAGCGGTGCAGAAAGCAGAACTCACCCGCTTGGCAAACACGTTCCGCCAGGTTCCGCAGTTCCACTGGATCGTGGTGGAGGACTCGAACTCCCACACGGAGCTGGTTTCTCGGTTTCTCGCCCGCTCCGGGCTGCGATTCACTCACCTGAACGTGTTCACCCCGCGCAGGTTCAAGCGGACAGGGATGCCCCGAGCGACCGAGCAGAGGAACTTAGCGCTCGGCTGGCTGAGAGGACATCGCTCAGTCAAAGATAAAGGAGTCGTTTTCTTCGCGGATGATGATAACACTTACAGCCTTGCGTTATTTGAAGAG ATGCGGTCAACCAGGAGAGTGTCAGTGTGGCCGGTGGGACTCGTTGGAGGCCGGAGGTACGAGCGGCCCTTAGTGGAAAAGGGGAAAGTGGTCGGCTGGTACACAGGCTGGAAGGCCGACAGGCCATTTGCAATTGACATGGCTG GTTTTGCAGTGAACCTGCAGGTGATCCTGTCAAACCCACGTGCCCTGTTCAAGAGAAGAGGAGCCAAACCAGGGATGCAAGAGTCTGATTTTCTCAAACAGATCACCAAGGTGGAGGACTTGGAGCCAAAGGCCAAGAACTGTACACAG GTCCTGGTCTGGCATACCCGCACGGAGAAGGTCAACCTGGGTAACGAACCAAAGCGACAACAGGACTCTGTCTATATAGAGGTCTAG